A stretch of Faecalibacterium duncaniae DNA encodes these proteins:
- the mobQ gene encoding MobQ family relaxase, which yields MPCPHNEITIVQRSQRQSAVAAAAYQSGEKLFCEYDQQVKHYPEKRGIVHNEILLPANAPPEYADRNTLWNAAEAVEKQWNSQLARRWVLTIPREIPPDQYAVLVREFCEQQFVSKGMIADFAIHDPHPPGHNPHAHVMLTMRAMDEHGKWLPKSRKVYDLDENGERIKLPSGRWKSHKEDTVDWNDQKYCEIWRHEWEVIQNRYLEANDRPERVDLRSYARQGLDIIPTVHEGAAVRQMEKRGIQTNIGNLNREIRAANRLMKSIRQLIQNLKGWITELGEKRKELLAQKAAEEATLLPNLLMKYMEIRKEERKDWTRSGQNRGTSQDLNAVSEALSYLQQKGLSTVEDLEAFLESSGKSAADYRNQMKPKEARSKVIDGILASRTDCKECKPVYEKYQKIFFKKTKEKFKQEHSEVARYEKAATHLAKHPDDKDSTQKELQEEQETLLEEIAELKVPLTEVQEDLKKLRDIRYWVRKATPGTEESKEPPKKQPIKEVLQDKADEKKAQRTAPAQAKHRQQDMEL from the coding sequence ATGCCCTGCCCACACAACGAAATCACGATTGTTCAGCGCAGCCAGCGACAGTCTGCGGTTGCCGCCGCTGCTTACCAAAGCGGCGAAAAGCTGTTCTGTGAATACGACCAGCAAGTGAAGCACTACCCGGAAAAGCGTGGTATCGTCCACAATGAGATTCTGCTCCCAGCAAATGCCCCGCCGGAGTATGCAGACCGTAATACCTTATGGAACGCCGCCGAAGCGGTGGAAAAACAATGGAACTCCCAGCTTGCAAGGCGGTGGGTGCTTACCATCCCCAGAGAGATACCGCCCGACCAGTATGCTGTCCTTGTCCGGGAGTTTTGTGAGCAGCAGTTTGTTTCCAAAGGCATGATTGCTGATTTTGCAATCCATGACCCCCATCCGCCGGGACACAATCCCCACGCCCATGTCATGCTCACTATGAGGGCAATGGACGAACATGGAAAATGGCTTCCCAAGAGCCGCAAGGTTTATGACCTTGACGAAAACGGGGAACGGATAAAACTTCCGTCCGGCAGATGGAAAAGCCACAAGGAGGATACGGTGGATTGGAACGACCAGAAGTATTGCGAAATCTGGCGGCATGAATGGGAGGTCATCCAGAACCGCTATCTGGAAGCCAATGACCGCCCAGAGCGTGTGGACTTGCGTTCTTATGCCAGACAGGGGCTTGATATTATCCCTACTGTCCATGAGGGAGCTGCTGTCCGGCAGATGGAAAAGCGGGGTATCCAGACGAACATCGGCAACCTGAACCGGGAAATCAGAGCCGCCAACCGCCTGATGAAGTCCATCCGGCAGCTTATCCAAAACCTCAAAGGCTGGATTACCGAGCTGGGAGAAAAACGGAAAGAACTGCTTGCACAAAAGGCGGCGGAGGAAGCGACACTTCTTCCCAATCTACTGATGAAATATATGGAGATACGAAAGGAAGAACGGAAGGACTGGACGAGGTCTGGACAAAATCGGGGGACTTCACAGGACTTAAATGCAGTCAGCGAAGCCCTGTCCTATCTCCAGCAAAAGGGGCTTTCCACTGTGGAGGACTTAGAAGCATTTCTGGAATCTTCCGGGAAATCAGCCGCAGATTACCGCAATCAGATGAAGCCAAAGGAAGCCCGAAGCAAAGTGATTGACGGGATTCTTGCCAGCCGGACAGACTGCAAGGAATGTAAGCCTGTCTATGAGAAGTACCAGAAGATATTTTTTAAGAAAACAAAGGAGAAATTCAAACAGGAACACTCGGAGGTTGCCCGGTATGAAAAAGCCGCCACCCACCTTGCCAAGCACCCAGATGATAAGGACAGTACCCAAAAGGAGCTGCAAGAGGAGCAGGAAACGCTTCTGGAAGAAATCGCAGAGTTGAAAGTACCACTGACCGAGGTACAGGAGGATTTGAAGAAGCTGCGGGACATCCGCTACTGGGTACGGAAAGCCACACCCGGCACAGAGGAAAGTAAAGAGCCGCCTAAGAAGCAGCCCATCAAGGAAGTCTTGCAGGATAAGGCAGACGAGAAAAAGGCTCAAAGAACCGCCCCGGCACAGGCGAAACACAGACAACAGGATATGGAACTTTAA
- a CDS encoding C40 family peptidase produces the protein MSNPKLNIKEETSTQKTRSPPKKTKVEQSVPRKKKLKTDADKAAEKAQHLRFGKAELTPDELSRLSKAQKREMYAAHAARSAVHREVDQYEDENVGVQALSEGEKAAGNVRDISKSRYARKLKKKAKMQGKKGTKTAKSSAQEPTAPQDAGASGTGEGGSNWLSRWKQRQEIHKSYYAAARSGTAAQTAGGKAASNGVSAARSGVEQAVEKGKTAVSTAVKGLMNAAKSSAHVLVIVGVFILLILMVMSGFSSCGILFSGGTQVSGQTMYSAEDRDIRGAEQDYKKLEKELDKKIKRTPTDHPGYNEYQYHLDPIEHDPWQLTSFLTTLYDDYTRSEVQGKLKETFKKQYKLTTWVEVQIRYKTVWVISPAGIPVPTQVPYEYRIFHTKLVNRGLEVVIREELDNDQWKRYEIFQDTLGGRPYLFNGGLPPGGSDGSGTPGIDYQVPAEALTDSEFAAIYKEAQKYVGTPYVWGGSTPETGFDCSGYVCWVYNQNGYDVGCTTANGLWNKSQHISEAEAKPGDLVFFKGTYDTPGMSHVGIYLGNGKMVSAGDPIKYADIHSSYWQQYLAGFGRLSK, from the coding sequence ATGAGTAATCCGAAGCTGAACATCAAAGAGGAAACGTCAACCCAAAAGACCCGCTCGCCCCCGAAGAAAACCAAGGTGGAGCAGTCGGTGCCCAGAAAGAAAAAGCTGAAAACTGATGCAGATAAAGCTGCGGAAAAGGCACAGCATCTGCGGTTTGGCAAGGCGGAACTGACCCCGGACGAACTGAGCCGGTTGAGTAAGGCGCAGAAACGGGAAATGTACGCCGCCCATGCCGCCCGGTCTGCGGTGCACCGGGAAGTTGACCAGTACGAGGATGAAAATGTCGGCGTGCAAGCGTTGAGCGAGGGCGAAAAAGCGGCGGGAAATGTCCGGGATATTTCCAAGAGCAGATATGCCCGCAAACTCAAGAAGAAAGCCAAGATGCAGGGCAAGAAAGGAACCAAAACCGCAAAATCTTCTGCACAGGAGCCGACTGCTCCACAAGATGCAGGCGCATCCGGCACTGGCGAGGGCGGCTCCAACTGGCTTTCACGCTGGAAACAGCGGCAAGAAATCCACAAAAGCTACTATGCCGCCGCCCGTTCGGGCACAGCGGCACAGACCGCAGGCGGTAAGGCGGCATCCAACGGTGTATCTGCCGCACGGTCCGGCGTGGAACAAGCGGTGGAGAAAGGCAAAACTGCCGTCAGCACCGCCGTAAAGGGGCTGATGAATGCCGCCAAAAGCAGCGCGCACGTTCTGGTGATCGTGGGCGTTTTTATTTTGCTCATCCTCATGGTCATGTCCGGCTTTTCTTCCTGCGGCATCCTCTTTTCCGGCGGCACACAGGTGTCCGGGCAGACCATGTACTCTGCCGAGGACAGAGACATCCGGGGCGCAGAACAAGACTACAAGAAGCTAGAAAAGGAACTGGACAAGAAAATCAAGCGCACCCCCACCGACCACCCCGGCTACAACGAGTACCAGTATCACCTTGACCCTATCGAGCATGACCCATGGCAGTTGACCTCTTTTCTCACGACTCTGTATGACGATTACACCCGGTCGGAGGTGCAGGGCAAGTTGAAGGAGACCTTCAAAAAACAGTACAAGTTGACCACATGGGTGGAGGTGCAGATACGGTATAAGACGGTCTGGGTCATCAGCCCGGCAGGAATCCCGGTTCCCACGCAGGTGCCCTATGAGTACCGCATCTTCCACACTAAACTGGTCAATCGTGGCTTGGAAGTGGTCATCCGGGAGGAACTGGACAACGACCAATGGAAGCGCTACGAGATCTTTCAGGATACCTTGGGTGGTCGGCCTTATCTGTTCAACGGCGGTCTGCCGCCCGGTGGTTCGGATGGCTCCGGCACACCGGGTATTGATTATCAGGTTCCGGCAGAAGCCTTAACGGATAGCGAGTTTGCCGCCATCTACAAGGAAGCCCAAAAGTATGTGGGCACGCCCTATGTCTGGGGCGGCTCTACCCCGGAAACAGGCTTTGACTGCTCCGGCTACGTCTGCTGGGTTTATAACCAGAACGGCTATGATGTGGGGTGCACCACCGCCAACGGCCTGTGGAACAAGAGCCAGCACATCAGCGAGGCAGAAGCAAAGCCCGGTGATTTGGTTTTCTTCAAAGGAACGTATGATACGCCGGGGATGAGCCACGTTGGAATATATCTCGGCAACGGAAAAATGGTCAGTGCCGGAGACCCCATAAAGTATGCTGATATTCATTCGTCCTACTGGCAACAGTATCTTGCCGGATTCGGACGGCTTTCAAAATGA
- a CDS encoding virulence-associated E family protein, translating into MNAMQPPQSIEEIKAGLETTEKGGVRQSIRNCLTVFQRDPLLSGAIAYNILTDRKDIIKPIGFHRESTALNDTDMKYLLLYLEETYGLTNEKKIDNAIGIVANENKYHPIRDYLNTLVWDGTERIRFCLRHFLGADADDYTYEALKLFLLGAISRAFQPGCKFEIMLCLVGGQGAGKSTFFRLLAVRDEWFSDDLRKLDDDNVYRKLQGHWIIEMSEMMATANAKSIEEIKSFLSRQKEVYKIPYETHPADRPRQCVFGGTSNALDFLPLDRSGNRRFIPVMVYPEQAEVHILEDEAASRAYIEQMWAEAMEIYRSGRFKLAFSPDMQRYLKEHQRDFMPEDTKAGMIQAYLDRYTGSMVCSKQLYKEALNHAFDEPKQWEIREINEIMNQCIDRWRYFPNPRMFSEYGRQKGWERENPATDLCNPSEKAMDGFVEVTEQMELPF; encoded by the coding sequence ATGAACGCCATGCAGCCGCCCCAGAGCATTGAGGAAATCAAGGCGGGGCTGGAAACCACCGAGAAAGGCGGTGTCCGCCAGAGCATACGGAACTGCCTGACCGTATTCCAGCGTGACCCTCTGCTTTCCGGGGCTATCGCATACAACATCCTGACCGACCGCAAGGACATCATAAAGCCCATCGGCTTCCACAGGGAAAGCACCGCCCTGAACGATACGGACATGAAGTATCTGCTTCTCTATCTGGAAGAAACCTACGGGCTTACCAATGAGAAGAAGATTGATAACGCCATCGGGATTGTGGCGAATGAAAACAAGTACCATCCCATCCGGGACTATCTCAATACCCTTGTGTGGGACGGGACAGAGCGAATCCGTTTCTGCCTGCGGCACTTTCTGGGGGCTGACGCAGACGATTACACCTATGAAGCGTTGAAGCTGTTCCTGCTGGGTGCAATCTCACGAGCCTTTCAGCCGGGATGCAAATTTGAAATCATGCTCTGTCTGGTAGGCGGTCAGGGGGCTGGCAAGTCCACCTTCTTCCGTCTGCTGGCAGTCCGGGACGAGTGGTTCTCCGATGATTTGCGGAAGTTGGACGATGACAATGTGTACCGCAAGCTGCAAGGTCACTGGATTATCGAAATGTCGGAAATGATGGCAACCGCCAACGCCAAGAGCATTGAGGAAATCAAGTCATTTTTAAGCCGGCAGAAAGAGGTTTACAAGATACCCTATGAAACCCACCCGGCAGACCGCCCCCGTCAGTGCGTGTTTGGCGGCACTTCCAATGCCCTTGATTTTCTTCCCCTTGACCGTTCCGGCAACCGCCGCTTTATCCCCGTCATGGTGTACCCGGAGCAAGCCGAGGTTCACATTTTGGAGGACGAAGCTGCTTCCAGAGCCTATATCGAGCAGATGTGGGCGGAAGCGATGGAGATTTACCGAAGCGGCAGGTTCAAGCTGGCTTTCAGCCCCGACATGCAGCGGTATCTCAAAGAACACCAGCGAGATTTTATGCCGGAGGACACCAAAGCCGGAATGATACAGGCGTATCTTGATAGGTACACCGGGAGCATGGTCTGCTCCAAGCAGCTCTACAAGGAAGCTTTGAACCATGCCTTTGACGAGCCGAAGCAATGGGAAATACGGGAAATCAACGAGATTATGAACCAATGCATTGACCGCTGGCGGTACTTCCCGAATCCAAGAATGTTTTCCGAATACGGCAGACAAAAGGGCTGGGAGCGTGAAAACCCGGCAACGGACTTATGCAACCCGTCTGAAAAAGCAATGGATGGCTTTGTGGAGGTCACAGAACAGATGGAGCTTCCATTCTGA
- a CDS encoding CHC2 zinc finger domain-containing protein: MNVFEAVKQSVTTRQAAEHYGIHVGRNGMACCPFHNDKTPSMKLDRRYHCFGCGADGDVIDFAAALYGLGKKEAAVQLANDFGLSYEDWKPPGKAKKPKPRQKSPEEQFQEAKNRCFRILADYLHLLMAWRTEYAPHSPEEAFHPRFVEALQKQAHVEYLLDVLLFGETEEKAALIADYGKDVIQLEQRMAELAAADAARTKKHHERHAAAPEH; the protein is encoded by the coding sequence TTGAATGTATTTGAAGCTGTGAAGCAGTCCGTCACAACAAGACAGGCTGCGGAGCATTATGGAATCCATGTAGGTCGGAACGGGATGGCTTGCTGCCCGTTCCATAATGATAAAACCCCAAGCATGAAGCTGGATCGGCGTTACCACTGCTTCGGCTGCGGTGCGGATGGGGATGTGATTGATTTTGCCGCCGCCCTGTATGGGCTGGGAAAGAAAGAAGCCGCCGTACAACTGGCAAATGACTTTGGGCTTTCCTATGAGGACTGGAAACCGCCGGGAAAGGCAAAAAAGCCCAAGCCCCGGCAGAAATCCCCGGAGGAACAGTTTCAGGAAGCAAAGAACCGCTGCTTCCGTATCCTTGCCGATTATCTCCACTTGCTTATGGCATGGAGAACGGAATATGCCCCGCACTCCCCAGAGGAAGCCTTTCATCCCCGGTTTGTGGAAGCCTTACAAAAGCAAGCCCATGTGGAATATCTGCTGGATGTGCTGCTGTTCGGGGAGACAGAGGAAAAAGCGGCTTTGATTGCGGACTACGGAAAGGATGTGATACAGCTTGAACAGCGAATGGCAGAGCTTGCAGCCGCAGACGCAGCAAGAACTAAAAAACACCATGAACGCCATGCAGCCGCCCCAGAGCATTGA
- a CDS encoding PrgI family protein: MAFNLTKRQLICFGTAALIGVPLFFLLRDSGGNSAATLGMMAVMLPAFFLGMYEKNGQPLEKLLSYYVRARFLRPKIRPYKTENYYALLMKGGMNHDSVLEKDR, translated from the coding sequence GTGGCTTTCAACCTGACAAAGCGGCAGCTCATCTGCTTCGGAACGGCGGCACTGATTGGAGTGCCGCTTTTCTTTTTGCTCCGGGATTCCGGCGGCAACTCTGCCGCTACCCTTGGCATGATGGCAGTTATGCTCCCGGCTTTTTTTCTCGGTATGTACGAGAAAAATGGTCAGCCGCTGGAAAAGCTGCTGTCATATTATGTCCGGGCGCGATTCCTGCGCCCGAAAATCCGGCCTTATAAGACCGAAAATTACTATGCGCTGCTCATGAAAGGAGGCATGAACCATGATTCCGTTTTGGAAAAAGACCGATAA
- a CDS encoding recombinase family protein: MAMMNEMEYRTIGSALAGGYRAAVYCRLSKDDDLQGESASIANQRDMLEKYCEKQGWEVVAVYQDDGFTGLNMERPDLQRMLRAIERRQINLVITKDLSRLGRNYLQTGHLIEDFFPRNGVRYIAMNDGIDTLRDNNDIAPFKNILNEMYSKDISKKVHSSYLLKAQKGQFTGCLAPFGYRKDPEDKNHLLIDEETAPIVRLIFGYALNGHGPNYIRRRLEEEKIPCPTWWNRERGLRNTRTKWEKKDPEKGRYMWDFSVIKDLLMNPVYTGAIASQKKDYRFKIGTIGEKKPEDWIVVEGQHEPLIDRMSFDIVQNKLKSRQRPGQTNEISLFAGLIKCGECGKSLTVRYTNAKHPQQIYSCKTYNAFGKNHCTQHRIDYDTLYSHVLRKIRECARAALMDGEAVADRLTNTCEAEQREQREAMERSLTRDEERIEILDKMVMRLYEDMIAGRISEQNFNTMLEKTQTEQTELKTKVSEGRKRLSDEVQLANDAKQWVEAIQEYANITELDAATLNRLIKEIVVHERIDEDKTRHISIEIHFNLKPIPEVEQVTA, translated from the coding sequence ATGGCTATGATGAACGAAATGGAATACAGAACAATCGGTTCGGCACTTGCCGGGGGCTATCGTGCGGCGGTCTATTGCAGGCTGTCAAAGGACGATGACCTGCAAGGCGAAAGTGCCAGTATCGCAAACCAGCGTGATATGCTGGAAAAATACTGCGAAAAGCAGGGATGGGAGGTTGTGGCAGTCTATCAGGACGATGGTTTCACAGGTCTTAATATGGAGCGTCCTGATTTACAGAGAATGTTGAGAGCCATTGAGCGCAGGCAAATCAACCTTGTCATCACGAAAGACCTCAGCCGACTGGGGCGGAACTATCTGCAAACCGGGCATTTGATTGAGGACTTTTTCCCAAGAAACGGTGTCCGCTATATCGCCATGAATGACGGTATCGACACCCTGCGGGATAACAACGATATTGCCCCGTTCAAGAATATCCTGAACGAGATGTACAGCAAGGATATTTCCAAGAAAGTCCATTCCTCTTATCTTCTGAAAGCGCAGAAAGGACAGTTTACCGGGTGTCTTGCCCCGTTTGGGTATCGGAAAGACCCGGAGGACAAAAACCATCTGCTCATTGACGAGGAAACCGCCCCGATTGTGCGACTGATTTTCGGATATGCCCTGAACGGTCATGGTCCGAACTATATCCGCAGACGGCTGGAGGAAGAAAAAATCCCCTGCCCCACATGGTGGAACCGGGAACGGGGGCTTCGCAACACCCGAACCAAATGGGAAAAGAAAGACCCAGAAAAAGGACGGTATATGTGGGACTTCTCCGTTATCAAAGACCTTTTGATGAATCCCGTCTACACCGGGGCGATTGCTTCCCAGAAAAAGGACTACCGTTTCAAAATCGGCACGATTGGGGAAAAGAAGCCGGAGGACTGGATTGTGGTGGAGGGGCAGCATGAACCGCTGATTGACCGCATGAGCTTTGACATTGTGCAGAATAAGCTGAAATCCCGCCAGCGTCCGGGGCAGACCAATGAAATCAGCCTGTTTGCCGGACTGATAAAATGCGGCGAGTGTGGGAAGTCGCTGACGGTACGCTACACAAACGCAAAACATCCTCAGCAGATTTATTCCTGCAAGACCTACAATGCCTTTGGAAAGAACCACTGCACCCAGCATCGGATTGACTATGACACCCTTTACAGCCATGTGCTGCGGAAAATCCGGGAATGTGCCAGAGCTGCCCTGATGGACGGGGAAGCGGTTGCCGACCGCTTGACCAATACCTGTGAAGCCGAGCAGCGGGAACAGCGGGAAGCAATGGAACGCTCCCTTACAAGGGACGAGGAACGGATTGAGATTCTGGACAAAATGGTAATGCGGCTTTATGAGGATATGATTGCAGGGCGTATCAGTGAACAGAATTTCAACACCATGCTGGAAAAGACACAGACCGAGCAGACGGAGCTTAAAACAAAAGTGTCCGAGGGCAGAAAGCGGCTGTCCGATGAAGTCCAGCTTGCCAATGATGCAAAACAATGGGTGGAAGCCATTCAGGAATACGCCAACATCACAGAGCTGGACGCAGCCACCCTTAACCGCTTAATCAAAGAAATCGTCGTGCATGAGCGCATTGACGAAGATAAAACAAGACACATTTCTATCGAAATTCATTTTAATCTCAAACCCATCCCGGAGGTGGAACAGGTCACTGCCTGA
- a CDS encoding DUF4315 family protein produces MSEKSDKLRAMLEKEKERRIKLNNRIEILERRIQEEDSAEVNEMVRTAKVTPEQLAALLRQSATATPTPAALSAVGATFEKEVDADED; encoded by the coding sequence ATGAGCGAAAAATCGGATAAGCTGCGGGCGATGCTGGAAAAAGAGAAAGAACGCCGCATTAAGCTGAACAATCGCATCGAGATTCTGGAACGGCGCATTCAGGAAGAGGATTCCGCCGAGGTCAACGAGATGGTGCGTACTGCAAAGGTCACGCCGGAACAGCTTGCCGCCCTGCTGCGGCAGTCTGCAACCGCCACCCCGACCCCGGCTGCGCTGTCTGCCGTAGGTGCAACTTTTGAAAAGGAGGTCGATGCAGATGAAGATTGA
- a CDS encoding VirB4-like conjugal transfer ATPase, CD1110 family: MIPFWKKTDKGGKKTPPKPAIPHTAQQSIPMQRMFEDGTCRVKPNYYTRTIAYQDINYQLAQQEDKTAIFEEWCSFLNFFDSSIKFELSFVNMATDSTEFEKSIRIPFQKDGFDDVRAEYSQMLRQQLAKGNNGLTKTKFITFGVEGESMAQIKPRLDHIQNDLLNNFHRLGVQAKPLNGVQRLKLMHDMFNMDGASKFHFDWKDLVKSGLSVKDAIAPTAFAFKNSRTFQMGGIYCAASFLSITASDISDQLLKDFLDMDSSQIVTMHIQSVDQNRAIKTVKRTITELDRSKIEEQKKAIRAGYDIDIIPSDLATYGRDAKALLKELQSQNERMFLVTFLVLNTGRTEQELENNVFQASSIAQKHNCNLCRLDYQQEQGLMSSLPLADNQIEIQRGLTTSSTAIFIPFTTQELYQSGKESLYYGLNALSNNLIMVDRKKLKNPNGLILGTPGSGKSFSAKREITNAFLVTDDDIIICDPEAEYAPLVERLHGQVIHIGPASTQYINPMDINSNYSEEDNPLALKADFILSLCELVVGGKEGLQPVEKTVIDRCVHVVYRKYFENPTPENMPLLEDLYNALLTQDEPEARHVAAALEIYVKGSLNIFNHHTNVDIHNRIVCFDIKQLGKQLKKLGMLIVQDAVWGRVTANRSAGKSTRYYADEFHLLLKEEQTAAYSVEIWKRFRKWGGIPTALTQNVKDLLASPEVSNIFENSDFVYMLNQANGDRQILAKQLNISPHQLSYVTHSGEGEGLLFFGNVILPFVDHFPKDLELYRILTTKLNEISEGTQK; this comes from the coding sequence ATGATTCCGTTTTGGAAAAAGACCGATAAAGGCGGCAAGAAAACGCCGCCGAAACCCGCTATTCCTCACACGGCACAGCAGTCCATCCCCATGCAGCGGATGTTTGAGGATGGCACTTGCCGGGTGAAGCCGAACTATTATACTCGGACGATTGCCTATCAGGATATCAATTATCAGTTGGCGCAGCAGGAGGATAAGACTGCGATTTTTGAGGAATGGTGTTCATTCCTCAATTTTTTCGACAGTTCCATCAAGTTTGAACTGTCCTTTGTGAACATGGCAACGGACAGCACCGAGTTTGAAAAGAGTATCCGCATTCCGTTCCAGAAGGACGGTTTCGATGATGTTCGTGCGGAGTATTCCCAGATGCTGCGCCAGCAGCTTGCCAAGGGCAATAATGGTCTGACCAAGACCAAATTTATCACCTTTGGTGTGGAGGGTGAAAGCATGGCGCAGATCAAGCCCCGGCTCGACCACATCCAAAACGATCTGCTGAACAACTTCCACCGGCTGGGTGTGCAGGCAAAGCCCCTGAATGGTGTCCAGCGACTGAAACTCATGCACGATATGTTCAACATGGACGGCGCATCCAAGTTTCACTTCGACTGGAAAGACCTCGTAAAAAGTGGGCTTTCGGTGAAGGATGCTATTGCGCCTACCGCCTTTGCCTTCAAAAACTCCCGGACATTCCAGATGGGCGGCATCTACTGCGCCGCCAGTTTTCTGAGCATCACGGCATCCGACATCAGCGACCAGCTGCTGAAGGACTTTCTGGACATGGATTCGTCCCAGATCGTCACCATGCACATCCAGTCTGTTGACCAGAACCGTGCCATTAAGACCGTGAAGCGCACCATCACCGAACTGGATCGCAGCAAGATCGAGGAACAGAAGAAGGCAATCCGTGCCGGATATGATATTGACATCATTCCGTCGGATTTGGCAACCTACGGCAGAGATGCAAAAGCCCTGCTGAAGGAATTGCAGAGCCAGAACGAGCGAATGTTTTTGGTGACATTCCTCGTGCTGAACACCGGGCGTACCGAACAGGAACTGGAAAACAATGTCTTTCAGGCAAGCTCCATCGCACAGAAGCACAACTGCAATCTGTGCCGCTTGGATTACCAGCAGGAACAGGGGCTTATGTCCTCTCTGCCGCTGGCCGATAATCAGATTGAGATTCAGCGCGGCCTTACTACCAGCAGTACGGCCATTTTCATTCCCTTTACCACGCAGGAACTGTACCAGTCCGGTAAGGAAAGCCTGTATTACGGCCTGAACGCCCTGTCCAACAACCTTATCATGGTGGACCGGAAGAAGCTGAAGAACCCCAACGGTCTGATTCTGGGCACTCCCGGTTCCGGCAAGTCCTTCAGTGCAAAGCGTGAAATCACCAACGCTTTTCTGGTGACGGACGATGATATTATCATCTGCGACCCGGAAGCAGAATACGCTCCGCTGGTGGAGCGTCTGCATGGGCAGGTTATCCACATCGGCCCTGCCAGCACTCAGTATATCAACCCCATGGACATCAACAGCAATTACAGCGAGGAGGACAATCCGCTGGCTCTGAAAGCGGACTTTATTCTTTCGCTGTGTGAACTGGTGGTAGGCGGAAAAGAGGGCTTGCAACCTGTGGAAAAGACGGTCATTGACCGCTGTGTTCATGTGGTCTACCGCAAGTATTTCGAGAATCCCACCCCGGAAAATATGCCCCTGCTGGAAGATCTGTACAACGCTCTGCTGACGCAGGACGAACCGGAAGCCCGCCATGTGGCGGCGGCATTGGAGATTTACGTCAAGGGTTCTTTGAACATCTTCAACCACCACACCAACGTGGACATCCACAACCGCATCGTCTGCTTCGACATCAAGCAGCTGGGCAAGCAGCTGAAAAAGCTGGGAATGCTCATCGTGCAGGATGCCGTGTGGGGGCGCGTTACCGCCAACCGCAGTGCCGGAAAATCCACCCGGTACTATGCAGACGAGTTCCACCTTTTGCTGAAAGAGGAACAGACTGCCGCTTATTCTGTGGAGATTTGGAAGCGTTTCCGTAAGTGGGGCGGCATCCCGACAGCCCTAACGCAGAACGTCAAAGATCTGTTGGCAAGCCCCGAAGTATCGAACATTTTCGAGAACTCGGACTTTGTGTATATGCTCAATCAGGCCAACGGAGACCGACAGATTCTCGCAAAGCAACTCAACATCTCGCCCCATCAGCTTTCCTATGTGACCCACTCCGGCGAAGGTGAAGGGCTGCTGTTCTTCGGCAACGTGATTCTGCCCTTTGTTGACCACTTCCCGAAAGACCTTGAACTCTACCGTATCCTCACGACTAAACTCAACGAGATCTCGGAGGGCACACAGAAATGA